One window from the genome of Canis lupus dingo isolate Sandy chromosome 15, ASM325472v2, whole genome shotgun sequence encodes:
- the RBM46 gene encoding probable RNA-binding protein 46 isoform X3, producing the protein MNEENIDGTNGCSKVRTGIQNEAALLALMEKTGYNMVQENGQRKFGGPPPGWEGPPPPRGCEVFVGKIPRDMYEDELVPVFERAGKIYEFRLMMEFSGENRGYAFVMYTTKEEAQLAIRILNNYEIRPGKFIGVCVSLDNCRLFIGAIPKEKKKEEILDEMKKVTEGVVDVIVYPSATDKTKNRGFAFVEYESHRAAAMARRKLIPGTFQLWGHTIQVDWADPEKEVDEETMQRVKVLYVRNLMISTTEETIKAEFNKFKPGAVERVKKLRDYAFVHFFNREDAVAAMSVMNGKCIDGASIEVTLAKPVNKENTWRQHLNGQISPNSENLIVFANKEESHPKTLGKPPTLPARLNGQHSPSPPEIERCTYPFFPGTKLTPISMYSLKSNHFNSAVMHLDYYCNKNNWAPPEYYLYSTTSQDGKVLLVYKIVIPAIANGSQSYFMPDKLCTTLEDAKELAAQFTLLHLVFSLALLHWLEPLVQH; encoded by the exons ATGaatgaagaaaacatagatgGAACAAATGGATGCAGTAAAGTCAGAACCGGTATTCAGAATGAAGCAGCATTACTTGCTTTGATGGAAAAGACTGGTTACAACATGGTTCAAGAGAATGGGCAAAGAAAATTTGGTGGTCCTCCTCCAG GTTGGGAAGGTCCCCCTCCACCTAGAGGCTGTGAAGTTTTTGTAGGGAAAATACCTCGTGATATGTATGAAGATGAGTTAGTTCCTGTATTTGAAAGAGCTGGAAAGATATATGAATTTCGACTTATGATGGAATTTAGTGGTGAAAATCGAGGGTATGCTTTTGTGATGTACACTACAAAAGAAGAGGCTCAGTTAGCCATCAGAATTCTTAATAATTATGAGATTCGACCAGGGAAGTTTATTGGTGTGTGTGTAAGCTTGGATAATTGCAGATTATTTATTGGAGCTATTcctaaggaaaagaagaaagaagaaattttggaTGAAATGAAGAAAGTTACAGAAGGAGTTGTAGATGTCATTGTTTATCCAAGTGCAACTGATAAAACCAAAAATCGTGGTTTTGCATTTGTTGAATATGAATCTCACAGAGCTGCTGCTATGGCTAGGAGAAAACTAATTCCAG gtACCTTCCAACTATGGGGCCATACCATTCAGGTAGATTGGGCTGACCCAGAGAAAGAGGTTGATGAGGAAACCATGCAGAGAGTTAAAGTTCTCTATGTAAGAAATTTAATGATCTCAACTACAGAGGAGACTATTAAAGCAGAATTCAACAAATTCAAACCTGGTGCAGTTGAACGAGTAAAGAAACTTAGAGATTATGCTTTTGTTCACTTTTTCAACCGAGAAGATGCAGTGGCTGCTATGTCTGTTATGAATGGAAAATGCATTGATGGAGCAAGTATTGAGGTAACACTGGCAAAAccagtaaataaagaaaacacttGGAGACAGCATCTTAATGGTCAGATTAGCCCTAATTCTGAAAACCTGATTGTGTTTGCTAACAAAGAAGAGAGCCACCCAAAAACTCTAGGCAAACCACCAACTCTTCCAGCTCGTCTCAATGGTCAGCATAGCCCAAGCCCCCCTGAAATCGAAAGATGCACTTATCCATTTTTTCCTGGAACAAAGCTTACTCCAATTAGCATGTATTCTTTAAAATCCAATCATTTCAATTCTGCAGTAATGCATTTGGATTATTACTGCAACAAAAATAATTGGGCACCAccagaatattatttatattcaacaACAAGTCAAGATGGGAAAGTACTCTTGGTATATAAAATTGTTATTCCTGCTATTGCAAATGGATCCCAGAGTTACTTTATGCCAGACAAACTCTGTACTACATTAGAAGATGCAAAGGAACTGGCAGCCCAGTTTACATTACTTCATTTGG
- the RBM46 gene encoding probable RNA-binding protein 46 isoform X2 yields MNEENIDGTNGCSKVRTGIQNEAALLALMEKTGYNMVQENGQRKFGGPPPGWEGPPPPRGCEVFVGKIPRDMYEDELVPVFERAGKIYEFRLMMEFSGENRGYAFVMYTTKEEAQLAIRILNNYEIRPGKFIGVCVSLDNCRLFIGAIPKEKKKEEILDEMKKVTEGVVDVIVYPSATDKTKNRGFAFVEYESHRAAAMARRKLIPGTFQLWGHTIQVDWADPEKEVDEETMQRVKVLYVRNLMISTTEETIKAEFNKFKPGAVERVKKLRDYAFVHFFNREDAVAAMSVMNGKCIDGASIEVTLAKPVNKENTWRQHLNGQISPNSENLIVFANKEESHPKTLGKPPTLPARLNGQHSPSPPEIERCTYPFFPGTKLTPISMYSLKSNHFNSAVMHLDYYCNKNNWAPPEYYLYSTTSQDGKVLLVYKIVIPAIANGSQSYFMPDKLCTTLEDAKELAAQFTLLHLDREHNLFSLDLCRRIWRK; encoded by the exons ATGaatgaagaaaacatagatgGAACAAATGGATGCAGTAAAGTCAGAACCGGTATTCAGAATGAAGCAGCATTACTTGCTTTGATGGAAAAGACTGGTTACAACATGGTTCAAGAGAATGGGCAAAGAAAATTTGGTGGTCCTCCTCCAG GTTGGGAAGGTCCCCCTCCACCTAGAGGCTGTGAAGTTTTTGTAGGGAAAATACCTCGTGATATGTATGAAGATGAGTTAGTTCCTGTATTTGAAAGAGCTGGAAAGATATATGAATTTCGACTTATGATGGAATTTAGTGGTGAAAATCGAGGGTATGCTTTTGTGATGTACACTACAAAAGAAGAGGCTCAGTTAGCCATCAGAATTCTTAATAATTATGAGATTCGACCAGGGAAGTTTATTGGTGTGTGTGTAAGCTTGGATAATTGCAGATTATTTATTGGAGCTATTcctaaggaaaagaagaaagaagaaattttggaTGAAATGAAGAAAGTTACAGAAGGAGTTGTAGATGTCATTGTTTATCCAAGTGCAACTGATAAAACCAAAAATCGTGGTTTTGCATTTGTTGAATATGAATCTCACAGAGCTGCTGCTATGGCTAGGAGAAAACTAATTCCAG gtACCTTCCAACTATGGGGCCATACCATTCAGGTAGATTGGGCTGACCCAGAGAAAGAGGTTGATGAGGAAACCATGCAGAGAGTTAAAGTTCTCTATGTAAGAAATTTAATGATCTCAACTACAGAGGAGACTATTAAAGCAGAATTCAACAAATTCAAACCTGGTGCAGTTGAACGAGTAAAGAAACTTAGAGATTATGCTTTTGTTCACTTTTTCAACCGAGAAGATGCAGTGGCTGCTATGTCTGTTATGAATGGAAAATGCATTGATGGAGCAAGTATTGAGGTAACACTGGCAAAAccagtaaataaagaaaacacttGGAGACAGCATCTTAATGGTCAGATTAGCCCTAATTCTGAAAACCTGATTGTGTTTGCTAACAAAGAAGAGAGCCACCCAAAAACTCTAGGCAAACCACCAACTCTTCCAGCTCGTCTCAATGGTCAGCATAGCCCAAGCCCCCCTGAAATCGAAAGATGCACTTATCCATTTTTTCCTGGAACAAAGCTTACTCCAATTAGCATGTATTCTTTAAAATCCAATCATTTCAATTCTGCAGTAATGCATTTGGATTATTACTGCAACAAAAATAATTGGGCACCAccagaatattatttatattcaacaACAAGTCAAGATGGGAAAGTACTCTTGGTATATAAAATTGTTATTCCTGCTATTGCAAATGGATCCCAGAGTTACTTTATGCCAGACAAACTCTGTACTACATTAGAAGATGCAAAGGAACTGGCAGCCCAGTTTACATTACTTCATTTGG